A single genomic interval of Zingiber officinale cultivar Zhangliang chromosome 4A, Zo_v1.1, whole genome shotgun sequence harbors:
- the LOC121969497 gene encoding alpha-soluble NSF attachment protein-like — MADQSAKAEEFVQKAEKKLSGWGIFGSKYDDAADLFEKAANWFKLAKNWDRAGSVYIKIADCQLKLDSKHEAATSYVDAANCYKKISIQDAAESLNQAVNLFLEIGRLNMAARYCKELGELYEQEQDLEKAIVYFERAADLFQSEEVTTSANQCNQKVAQFAAQLEQYPKAIGILEVIARQSINNNLLKYSVKGILLNAGICQLCKGDVVAVTNALERYEELDPTFSGTREYKLLSNLAEALDEGDVVKFTDAVQEYDSMTRLDSWKTTLLLRVKNTIKLKEEEEDDLT, encoded by the exons ATGGCGGATCAGAGCGCCAAGGCCGAGGAGTTCGTGCAGAAGGCGGAGAAGAAGCTATCAGGATGGGGAATCTTCGGATCCAAGTACGATGACGCCGCCGATTTGTTCGAAAAGGCGGCCAATTGGTTCAAGCTCGCAAAAAACT GGGACAGAGCTGGATCAGTGTACATCAAAATTGCTGACTGTCAATTGAAG TTAGATAGCAAGCATGAAGCTGCCACATCATATGTTGATGCAGCAAATTGTTACAAGAAAATCTCAATTCAAG ATGCTGCCGAATCATTAAACCAGGCTGTTAACCTTTTCCTGGAGATTGGTAGACTAAATATGGCTGCAAGATATTGCAAG GAGCTTGGAGAGTTATATGAGCAAGAACAGGATTTAGAGAAGGCTATTGTGTACTTTGAACGGGCAGCTGATCTCTTTCAAAGTGAGGAAGTGACAACTTCTGCCAATCAATGTAACCAAAAGGTTGCACAATTTGCCGCTCAACTGGAGCA ATACCCAAAGGCAATTGGAATACTTGAAGTGATTGCACGACAGTCCATCAATAACAATCTTCTCAAGTATAGTGTCAAAGGGATTCTACTGAATGCTGGAATATGTCAGCTGTGCAAAGGTGATGTTGTTGCAGTTACAAATGCATTAGAACGATATGAG GAACTTGATCCCACCTTTTCAGGCACACGGGAATACAAGCTTTTATCT AATTTAGCAGAAGCACTGGATGAGGGAGATGTTGTGAAATTTACAGATGCAGTTCAAGAATATGACAGCATGACCAGGCTG GATTCTTGGAAAACTACTCTTCTGCTGCGAGTGAAGAacaccatcaaattgaaggaagaagaggaagacgaTCTCACCTAA